A single window of Vibrio alfacsensis DNA harbors:
- a CDS encoding DUF1481 domain-containing protein — MNKHLLTSLLLTSLALAGCASVETPNLEQFTHFSGGKVMGDTTSLYWMTERLTRVSTAADYVTMGDYGYYQSDYRWDDGELRELIRKGKLLDTKQGLVPFQIHIRFNKDGDAIYQQYRVNGKVLPIQREQLGRYKAEANGVVDSIKQESRDGQNLIQGYWDGETFETCKGREYATLEFNQTLPNFVIDRLASVDSYIAFIGKESRNTATVDELLMLNDDGFDCVQRPKFISE; from the coding sequence ATGAACAAACATCTACTCACTTCACTTCTCTTAACAAGTCTTGCTCTTGCAGGCTGTGCTTCCGTTGAAACTCCAAATCTAGAACAATTTACTCACTTCTCTGGCGGAAAAGTCATGGGAGACACGACCAGCTTGTATTGGATGACCGAGCGTCTCACTCGGGTTAGTACTGCGGCTGACTATGTCACGATGGGGGATTATGGGTATTATCAAAGTGACTACCGTTGGGACGATGGTGAATTGCGAGAGTTGATTCGAAAAGGCAAGCTACTTGATACCAAGCAAGGGTTAGTGCCTTTTCAAATCCACATTCGATTCAATAAAGATGGTGATGCGATTTATCAGCAATATCGTGTGAACGGTAAGGTGCTACCAATACAGCGTGAGCAGCTAGGACGCTACAAGGCGGAAGCGAATGGTGTTGTTGACTCGATTAAGCAAGAATCTCGAGATGGTCAGAATCTAATACAAGGCTATTGGGATGGTGAAACATTCGAAACGTGTAAAGGACGCGAATACGCTACGTTAGAATTTAATCAAACGTTGCCGAATTTTGTCATTGATAGGCTCGCTTCAGTCGATAGTTACATCGCTTTTATTGGTAAAGAATCGCGTAATACTGCAACCGTCGATGAATTATTGATGCTCAATGATGATGGCTTTGATTGTGTTCAACGACCTAAGTTTATCTCTGAATAA
- a CDS encoding YjaG family protein: protein MLKNPLQVRLEKLEPWQQITFMACLCERMYPNYAMFCENTEFAEPRAYRAILDSVWEILTVKNAKVNFERQLEKLEELFPSADEYDFYGVYPAMDACQGLSTLLHGLLDRDYLFDSMLKVSQQSVQTVADLEQAQGAEPITNDNQKENEAVCEEWDVQWAIFRPLREAVERDISLIKDLREELREEGVSNIGIAL, encoded by the coding sequence ATGCTTAAGAATCCTCTTCAGGTTCGTTTGGAAAAACTAGAACCTTGGCAACAAATTACTTTCATGGCGTGTCTGTGTGAACGCATGTATCCAAACTATGCGATGTTTTGTGAGAATACAGAATTTGCTGAGCCACGTGCTTACCGAGCGATTCTTGATAGTGTATGGGAAATTCTGACGGTTAAGAACGCAAAAGTGAACTTCGAACGCCAACTAGAGAAGTTAGAAGAGCTATTCCCAAGTGCGGATGAGTACGACTTTTATGGTGTTTACCCTGCGATGGATGCGTGTCAGGGTTTGTCGACGCTGCTGCATGGTCTGTTGGATCGCGACTACCTTTTCGATTCAATGCTTAAAGTGAGCCAACAGTCAGTACAAACTGTCGCTGACCTAGAGCAAGCACAAGGTGCAGAACCAATCACGAACGACAATCAAAAAGAAAACGAAGCCGTATGTGAAGAGTGGGATGTTCAGTGGGCAATTTTCCGTCCACTGCGTGAAGCGGTAGAACGCGACATCAGCTTGATTAAAGATTTGCGTGAGGAATTACGCGAAGAGGGCGTGAGTAATATCGGTATCGCACTTTAA
- the cadC gene encoding lysine decarboxylation/transport transcriptional activator CadC — MVGVYFQINDWVLSVDENKLYRQDREVSVEPRLINLLHFLAEHASEVFNREELIQYVWAGAIVTDQVVTQSIFELRKLLRDGREENINYVITVPKRGYKLVANVTPMTHEEFLASRHCDAEALFPDVGSVEEVRLDAPTPSIAFPAGPLTRAVCEMSKEKKKAPRKPNKISPWRLGFMNFIWISLLVVVMGVFTYKQSEVRITQAIDTHLIEFKFQDDFSRDSLSYELADGFAQKLMADIAQVSDYRVMLKKATFTNGIVPGKSVVVRVKANEGGNFLEVEYRNNSSEKVLFSRQYALADNHLKTVLQQASLDLMHVLKVPDAKEKSQVLVAGMPTNPEALKLFIQANHYLNVSDVNQFQRGIDLMESILEIEPENAYVQAELLIAYHVQKALEPALELRKGRVQQLSDALETNSEVMVGPIQPRIFEALALHETIVGDVDTAKQHLNQALEIRDSVLSYVIRGKHAELDGDLDWASESYSEAFYIDTSVETYLLCENLVFPSNMKAIDYAMYRAVHPSVVRML; from the coding sequence ATGGTTGGAGTCTATTTTCAGATCAATGATTGGGTTTTAAGCGTTGATGAAAATAAGCTGTATCGACAAGACAGGGAAGTTTCCGTTGAACCGCGCTTAATTAACCTGCTGCACTTTCTTGCTGAGCATGCCAGTGAGGTGTTCAATCGCGAAGAGCTGATCCAATACGTTTGGGCGGGTGCGATTGTGACTGACCAAGTGGTAACGCAGTCTATCTTCGAGCTGCGTAAGTTGTTGCGTGATGGCAGAGAAGAAAACATCAACTATGTGATCACTGTGCCTAAACGTGGCTATAAACTGGTGGCCAATGTCACGCCAATGACGCACGAAGAATTTCTTGCAAGCCGTCATTGTGATGCAGAGGCTCTTTTTCCGGATGTTGGAAGCGTTGAAGAAGTAAGACTTGATGCGCCAACGCCTAGTATTGCATTCCCAGCAGGGCCTTTAACTCGTGCGGTATGCGAGATGTCAAAAGAGAAAAAAAAGGCTCCTCGTAAACCCAACAAAATCAGTCCTTGGCGTTTAGGTTTTATGAACTTCATTTGGATCAGTCTTTTGGTCGTGGTGATGGGAGTATTTACCTACAAGCAGTCAGAAGTTCGTATTACTCAAGCCATTGATACTCATTTAATCGAGTTCAAGTTCCAAGATGATTTTAGTCGAGACAGTTTAAGCTACGAGCTTGCAGATGGTTTTGCTCAGAAATTGATGGCGGATATTGCCCAAGTCAGTGATTATCGGGTGATGCTCAAGAAAGCCACCTTTACTAATGGCATCGTACCCGGGAAATCGGTAGTGGTTCGAGTGAAAGCGAACGAGGGGGGTAATTTTCTAGAAGTCGAGTATCGCAACAATTCCTCAGAAAAAGTACTGTTCAGTCGTCAATATGCATTGGCAGATAATCATTTGAAGACCGTACTACAGCAAGCCTCTTTGGATTTGATGCATGTTCTGAAAGTTCCAGATGCTAAAGAAAAGTCTCAGGTGCTGGTGGCGGGAATGCCAACTAATCCAGAAGCGCTCAAATTATTTATCCAAGCGAACCATTACTTGAATGTATCAGATGTGAATCAATTCCAACGTGGCATTGACTTAATGGAGAGTATTCTAGAAATCGAGCCAGAGAATGCATATGTACAAGCTGAATTATTGATTGCTTACCATGTGCAGAAAGCACTTGAACCAGCTTTAGAGTTGCGAAAGGGAAGAGTACAACAACTCAGTGATGCGCTGGAAACGAATTCAGAAGTGATGGTTGGGCCTATTCAGCCCCGTATCTTTGAGGCATTGGCGCTGCATGAAACCATCGTTGGGGATGTTGATACCGCAAAACAGCATTTAAATCAGGCGCTTGAAATTAGAGATTCAGTGTTGTCTTACGTGATCAGAGGCAAGCATGCTGAATTGGATGGCGACTTGGATTGGGCAAGTGAGTCTTACAGTGAAGCATTTTATATTGATACTTCTGTTGAAACCTATCTGTTGTGTGAGAACTTGGTCTTCCCAAGTAACATGAAAGCCATTGATTACGCTATGTATCGAGCCGTGCACCCGTCAGTTGTACGCATGTTGTAA
- the cadB gene encoding cadaverine/lysine antiporter, with protein MSSNAKKIGLIACTGVVAGNMMGSGIALLPSSLASVGSVSIFSWLICLVGALSLAFVYARLATKNPQEGGPIAYAGEVSPVFGFQTGVLYYHANWIGNLAIAITGVSYLSVFFPVLNNPIPAGIATIASVWIFTLVNLLGGSWVSRLCTLGLVLILIPVVGTAAFGWTHFDTALYSQNWNVSAGTDSHAVVTAVLICLWSFVGVESAAVSTGMVENPKRTVPLATMLGTGIAGVIYILSTQMISGMFPASEVAASGAPFALATTELFGSWTAPFVSAFTALACFTSLGSWMMLVGEAGKRAANDGNFPKIYGETDKNGVPKKGLILASIKMTALMVVLMFFSSKTAHASDLFNQLTTDAVLLTMLPYFYSSINLIRFEGMTTRNGFVMLFSGVACLFCFIALAGAEGGTLTATFIVSLVILMFYSKKAGLAQYVKMHADDMPAQASN; from the coding sequence ATGTCATCGAATGCGAAAAAAATCGGCCTTATTGCCTGTACGGGTGTCGTAGCCGGTAACATGATGGGTAGTGGTATCGCACTATTACCTTCTAGCCTTGCTTCTGTAGGCTCTGTTTCAATCTTCAGTTGGCTGATCTGTTTGGTCGGTGCACTGAGTCTGGCGTTTGTTTACGCTCGTCTGGCAACCAAAAACCCTCAAGAAGGTGGTCCTATCGCTTACGCTGGCGAAGTATCTCCTGTATTTGGTTTCCAAACGGGCGTTCTTTATTACCATGCGAACTGGATTGGTAACCTGGCTATTGCTATTACAGGTGTTTCTTACCTTTCAGTATTCTTCCCTGTGCTCAATAACCCAATCCCAGCAGGTATTGCGACGATTGCATCAGTATGGATCTTCACTCTTGTTAACCTACTTGGTGGTAGCTGGGTAAGCCGTCTATGTACGCTTGGTCTTGTTCTTATCCTTATCCCTGTTGTTGGTACAGCAGCATTTGGTTGGACGCACTTCGATACAGCGCTTTACAGCCAAAACTGGAACGTATCTGCAGGTACTGACAGCCACGCAGTCGTAACAGCGGTTCTGATCTGTCTATGGTCATTCGTTGGTGTGGAATCAGCAGCGGTATCGACTGGTATGGTAGAAAACCCTAAACGCACCGTACCACTAGCAACGATGTTGGGTACTGGTATCGCAGGTGTAATTTACATCCTATCAACGCAAATGATCAGCGGTATGTTCCCTGCGTCAGAAGTTGCGGCATCTGGTGCGCCATTTGCACTAGCAACCACTGAGCTATTCGGTAGCTGGACAGCACCATTCGTATCAGCATTCACAGCGCTAGCATGTTTCACTTCGCTAGGTTCTTGGATGATGTTAGTAGGTGAAGCGGGTAAACGTGCAGCAAACGACGGCAACTTCCCTAAAATCTACGGCGAAACTGACAAAAACGGTGTGCCTAAAAAAGGTCTAATCCTTGCGTCAATTAAGATGACTGCACTGATGGTTGTACTGATGTTCTTCAGCTCTAAAACAGCACACGCATCAGACCTATTCAACCAGCTAACAACTGACGCGGTTCTACTAACTATGCTGCCTTACTTCTACTCAAGCATTAACTTGATTCGCTTCGAAGGTATGACAACACGCAACGGCTTCGTAATGCTGTTCTCTGGTGTGGCTTGTCTGTTCTGCTTCATCGCACTAGCGGGTGCAGAGGGCGGTACGCTAACAGCAACCTTCATCGTTTCTCTCGTTATCTTGATGTTCTACAGCAAAAAAGCAGGTCTTGCTCAGTACGTGAAAATGCACGCTGACGACATGCCTGCCCAAGCAAGCAACTAA
- the purH gene encoding bifunctional phosphoribosylaminoimidazolecarboxamide formyltransferase/IMP cyclohydrolase, with protein MNNARPIRRALISVSDKTGIVEFAQALAERGVDILSTGGTARLLAEQGIAVTEVSDYTGFPEMMDGRVKTLHPKVHGGVLGRRGQDDDVMEKHGINPIDMVVVNLYPFAETVANEGCTLADAVENIDIGGPTMVRSAAKNHKDVTIVVNASDYDRVIAEMDANDKSLTLETRFDLAIAAFEHTAAYDGMIANYFGTMVPSYGENKDGDEPSPENKSKFPRTFNQQFEKKQDMRYGENSHQAAAFYVEANPEEASVSTARQIQGKALSYNNIADTDAALECVKEFDEPACVIVKHANPCGVALGKNILEAYNRAYQTDPTSAFGGIIAFNQELDAETATAIVERQFVEVIIAPSVSAEAIEVVAAKKNVRLLECGEWSTKTTGFDVKRVNGGLLVQDRDQGMVSLDDLKVVSKRQPTEEELKDALFCWKVAKYVKSNAIVYAKGDMTIGVGAGQMSRVYSAKIAGIKAADEGLEVAGSVMASDAFFPFRDGIDAAAEAGIKCVIQPGGSMRDDEVIAAADEHGMAMIFTGMRHFRH; from the coding sequence ATGAACAACGCTCGTCCTATTCGCCGTGCGCTTATCAGCGTATCAGACAAAACAGGTATTGTTGAGTTTGCACAAGCTCTTGCTGAGCGCGGTGTCGATATCCTATCGACTGGTGGTACTGCTCGTCTACTTGCTGAGCAAGGCATCGCCGTGACTGAAGTCTCTGATTACACTGGTTTCCCAGAAATGATGGACGGTCGTGTTAAGACGCTTCACCCAAAAGTTCACGGGGGTGTGCTAGGTCGTCGTGGTCAAGATGATGACGTAATGGAAAAGCACGGCATCAATCCAATCGACATGGTCGTCGTTAACCTATACCCATTCGCAGAAACTGTTGCCAACGAAGGTTGTACCCTTGCTGACGCAGTTGAGAACATCGACATTGGTGGCCCAACAATGGTTCGCTCTGCTGCGAAAAACCACAAAGACGTGACTATCGTCGTTAACGCAAGTGACTACGACCGCGTTATCGCTGAAATGGACGCTAACGACAAATCTCTTACTCTAGAAACTCGCTTCGACCTTGCTATCGCTGCATTTGAGCACACCGCGGCTTACGATGGCATGATCGCAAACTACTTCGGCACTATGGTACCTAGCTACGGCGAGAACAAGGACGGTGACGAACCTTCTCCAGAAAACAAGAGCAAGTTCCCTCGCACATTCAACCAGCAGTTCGAGAAAAAACAAGACATGCGCTACGGTGAGAACAGCCACCAAGCAGCAGCATTCTATGTTGAAGCAAATCCTGAAGAAGCGTCTGTTTCTACTGCACGCCAAATCCAAGGTAAAGCACTTTCTTACAACAACATCGCAGACACTGACGCTGCACTTGAATGTGTGAAAGAGTTCGACGAGCCAGCATGTGTGATCGTAAAACACGCGAACCCATGTGGTGTTGCTCTAGGTAAAAACATCCTAGAAGCCTACAACCGCGCTTACCAAACTGACCCAACATCTGCATTCGGCGGGATCATTGCATTCAACCAAGAGCTAGATGCTGAAACGGCAACGGCTATCGTTGAGCGTCAATTCGTTGAAGTCATCATCGCGCCGTCTGTTTCTGCTGAAGCGATTGAAGTGGTTGCGGCGAAGAAGAATGTGCGTCTACTTGAGTGTGGCGAATGGTCCACCAAGACAACTGGCTTTGATGTAAAGCGCGTCAACGGTGGTCTGCTGGTTCAAGACCGTGACCAAGGCATGGTTAGCCTAGATGACCTGAAAGTCGTATCTAAGCGTCAACCAACAGAAGAAGAGCTGAAAGATGCCCTATTCTGCTGGAAGGTAGCGAAGTACGTAAAATCAAACGCGATTGTTTACGCAAAAGGTGACATGACTATCGGTGTAGGCGCAGGGCAAATGAGCCGTGTTTACTCCGCGAAGATTGCAGGCATTAAAGCCGCAGACGAAGGTCTAGAAGTTGCTGGTAGCGTTATGGCATCTGATGCATTCTTCCCGTTCCGTGATGGTATTGATGCGGCAGCAGAAGCTGGTATTAAGTGTGTGATTCAGCCTGGTGGCTCTATGCGTGACGATGAAGTGATTGCAGCAGCAGACGAACACGGCATGGCAATGATCTTTACAGGTATGCGTCACTTCCGCCACTAA
- a CDS encoding CNNM domain-containing protein, giving the protein MLLLSIYISIAIGVSFICSVLEAVLLSISPSYIAQLRQQGHPASAQLEKLKADIDRPLASILTLNTIAHTIGAATAGAQAAVVFGSEALGIFSAVLTLAILVLSEIVPKTIGATYWRQLAPAAAVSLRWMVWALTPFVWFSEQITKRLARNHQAPKMRDELSAMAILAKESGEFAEGESKILSNLLGIQDVPVTQVMTPRPVVFRVDATMTINEFLDKHKETPFSRPLVYSEQTDNIVGFVHRLELFKLQQSGSGEKQLGSVMRPIQVVLNNTVLPRVFDQMMSHRLQLALVVDEYGTIQGLVTLEDIFEHLLGEEIIDEADKSTDMQELAYQRWENWKEQHGVIESRDDEEEEEQEKQVKEQEAQVTKKSDSKDS; this is encoded by the coding sequence ATGCTGCTGTTATCCATTTATATCTCTATTGCTATCGGCGTTTCATTTATCTGTTCGGTGCTGGAGGCGGTGCTACTTAGTATCAGTCCAAGCTACATTGCTCAACTTAGACAACAGGGGCACCCTGCTTCCGCGCAGTTAGAAAAACTAAAAGCGGATATCGACCGACCATTGGCTTCTATCCTAACGCTAAATACCATTGCTCATACCATTGGTGCAGCTACCGCGGGTGCACAAGCTGCTGTCGTATTTGGTAGCGAAGCTCTAGGTATCTTCTCTGCGGTATTAACTCTAGCAATTCTTGTTTTGTCTGAGATTGTACCAAAGACCATTGGCGCAACTTACTGGCGTCAATTAGCACCTGCCGCGGCGGTTTCACTTCGCTGGATGGTATGGGCACTAACGCCATTCGTTTGGTTCTCTGAACAGATCACTAAACGCCTTGCTCGTAACCACCAAGCGCCTAAGATGCGTGATGAACTATCAGCAATGGCAATCTTGGCTAAAGAAAGTGGTGAATTTGCAGAGGGTGAGTCAAAAATCCTAAGCAACCTGCTTGGTATTCAAGATGTACCTGTAACGCAAGTCATGACGCCACGTCCTGTTGTATTCCGCGTGGATGCAACAATGACCATCAATGAGTTCCTTGATAAACACAAAGAGACGCCTTTCTCTCGTCCATTGGTGTACAGTGAGCAAACAGATAACATCGTTGGTTTCGTGCACCGTTTAGAGCTGTTTAAGCTCCAGCAATCGGGAAGTGGCGAAAAGCAACTTGGCTCTGTTATGCGTCCAATTCAAGTGGTTTTAAACAATACGGTTTTACCACGCGTATTTGATCAAATGATGAGCCACCGCCTACAACTTGCATTGGTTGTCGATGAATACGGCACAATTCAAGGCCTAGTAACGCTAGAAGATATTTTTGAGCACCTATTGGGTGAAGAGATCATCGATGAAGCAGATAAGAGCACAGATATGCAAGAGCTGGCTTACCAACGTTGGGAAAACTGGAAAGAACAGCACGGTGTGATTGAAAGCCGAGACGATGAAGAGGAAGAAGAGCAAGAGAAACAAGTGAAAGAGCAAGAAGCTCAAGTAACAAAAAAATCAGACTCTAAAGACTCATAA
- the purD gene encoding phosphoribosylamine--glycine ligase: protein MRVLIIGSGGREHALGWKAAQNPNVETIFIAPGNAGTALEPKLENVNIAVEDIASLVAFAKEKAIELTIVGPEAPLVIGVVDAFRKAGLPIFGPTQAAAQLEGSKAFTKDFLARHQIPTGAYANFTEIEPALAYVREQGAPIVVKADGLAAGKGVIVAMTLEEAEDAIKDMLAGNAFGDAGSRVVIEEFLDGEEASFIVMVDGENVLPMATSQDHKRVGNKDTGPNTGGMGAYSPAPVVTPEIHNRIMEEVIYPTVRGMASEGNPYTGFLYAGLMIDTDGTPKVIEYNCRFGDPETQPIMMRMESDLVDLCLAAIDEKLDQVESKWDPRASIGIVLAAGGYPATYNKGDVISGLPQVEIEGEKVFHAGTENKDGDIVTNGGRVLCATALGNSVSEAQQRAYELAKQISWDGMFHRNDIGYRAIAREQEK, encoded by the coding sequence ATGCGAGTTTTAATCATTGGTTCAGGCGGTCGTGAACACGCGCTAGGTTGGAAAGCAGCGCAAAACCCAAATGTTGAGACGATCTTCATTGCTCCGGGTAATGCTGGTACTGCACTTGAGCCTAAGCTAGAAAACGTCAATATCGCGGTAGAAGACATTGCTAGTTTAGTTGCTTTTGCAAAAGAGAAAGCCATTGAGCTGACTATCGTTGGCCCTGAGGCACCACTGGTTATCGGTGTGGTTGATGCTTTCCGCAAAGCAGGTCTGCCGATCTTTGGCCCGACACAAGCAGCAGCGCAGCTTGAGGGCTCTAAAGCGTTTACTAAAGACTTTCTTGCTCGTCACCAAATCCCAACGGGAGCCTACGCAAACTTCACTGAAATTGAACCTGCACTGGCTTACGTACGTGAACAAGGTGCGCCGATTGTCGTGAAAGCTGACGGCCTTGCAGCTGGTAAAGGCGTTATCGTTGCGATGACACTAGAAGAAGCTGAAGACGCAATCAAGGACATGCTAGCAGGCAATGCCTTTGGTGATGCAGGAAGTCGCGTCGTTATCGAAGAGTTCTTAGATGGCGAAGAAGCAAGCTTCATCGTAATGGTCGATGGCGAGAATGTCTTACCTATGGCCACCAGCCAAGACCACAAACGCGTCGGCAACAAAGATACCGGTCCTAACACGGGCGGCATGGGCGCTTACTCCCCCGCACCAGTCGTAACACCGGAAATCCATAATCGCATCATGGAAGAAGTCATTTACCCAACCGTACGCGGTATGGCTTCTGAAGGTAACCCTTACACAGGTTTCCTATACGCGGGGTTGATGATCGATACCGACGGCACGCCAAAAGTGATCGAGTACAACTGCCGCTTCGGGGATCCTGAGACGCAACCAATCATGATGCGTATGGAATCGGATCTCGTGGATCTATGTCTAGCGGCAATCGACGAGAAACTGGATCAAGTGGAATCAAAGTGGGATCCGCGTGCGTCGATTGGTATCGTGTTAGCCGCCGGTGGTTACCCAGCAACGTACAACAAAGGCGATGTAATTTCGGGCCTGCCACAAGTTGAAATTGAAGGCGAGAAAGTCTTCCACGCAGGTACAGAGAACAAAGACGGCGACATCGTGACTAACGGTGGTCGTGTACTTTGTGCAACAGCACTCGGTAATAGCGTCTCAGAAGCGCAGCAACGTGCTTACGAGTTGGCAAAACAGATCAGTTGGGATGGAATGTTCCATCGTAACGACATCGGCTACCGTGCGATTGCACGCGAGCAAGAAAAATAA
- the hupA gene encoding nucleoid-associated protein HU-alpha, with product MNKTQLIDFIAEKADLSKAQAKAALEATLEGVTGALKEGDQVQLIGFGTFKVNHRAARTGRNPKTGDEIQIAAANVPAFVAGKALKESVN from the coding sequence ATGAACAAGACCCAATTAATCGACTTTATTGCAGAGAAAGCAGACCTATCTAAAGCACAAGCTAAAGCTGCTCTTGAAGCAACTCTTGAGGGTGTAACTGGCGCTCTTAAAGAGGGTGACCAAGTTCAACTAATTGGTTTTGGTACATTCAAAGTAAACCACCGCGCTGCACGTACTGGCCGTAACCCTAAGACTGGCGATGAGATTCAAATCGCAGCAGCTAACGTACCTGCATTCGTAGCAGGTAAAGCGCTGAAAGAATCAGTAAACTAA
- a CDS encoding D-2-hydroxyacid dehydrogenase → MQRRNQIFLLSEHHDTYETLLAEKNLPDLAITNKPQDAQIVLADPPLLSQRLDEFSQLEWVQSTFAGVNTLMEPSRRRDYSLTNVRGIFGPLITEYVIGYCIAHFRHFMQYHQQQQSKQWQPHLYTSLQNKTMVILGTGSIGSHLGKAAQLMGMKTVGINRTGIPTSGGEFDQTFHVNELACALHQADIIVNTLPSTPDTHRLLNSEVLSHLNQALLFNVGRGDVIDEAGLLLALKNRWVEHAFLDVFEQEPLSEQHPFWKLPQVTITPHIAALSFPEQVVDIFADNYLSWRDGFSLNNQVDFDKGY, encoded by the coding sequence ATGCAGCGTCGAAATCAGATTTTCCTGCTCTCAGAGCATCATGACACCTACGAAACGTTACTGGCGGAGAAAAATCTGCCCGATCTGGCCATCACAAACAAACCTCAAGATGCTCAGATCGTACTGGCGGATCCACCATTGCTATCACAAAGGTTAGACGAGTTTTCACAGCTTGAGTGGGTCCAGTCCACATTTGCCGGTGTAAACACTCTCATGGAGCCTAGTCGACGCCGAGATTATTCGCTGACTAATGTGCGCGGTATTTTCGGCCCATTGATTACCGAGTATGTGATTGGCTACTGCATTGCTCACTTCCGCCATTTTATGCAATACCACCAGCAACAACAGAGCAAGCAGTGGCAACCGCATCTGTATACCTCACTGCAAAACAAAACCATGGTGATTCTTGGTACAGGCAGCATAGGTAGCCACTTGGGTAAAGCGGCACAATTGATGGGAATGAAAACCGTAGGGATCAATCGTACGGGCATCCCAACTTCTGGTGGCGAATTCGATCAAACATTTCATGTTAACGAGTTAGCCTGCGCCCTGCATCAAGCTGATATCATCGTCAATACACTACCCAGCACTCCAGATACCCACCGATTACTTAATAGTGAAGTGCTAAGCCACCTTAATCAGGCACTGTTATTTAATGTCGGACGAGGCGATGTGATTGATGAGGCTGGTTTATTACTGGCTTTAAAAAACCGTTGGGTAGAGCACGCTTTTCTCGATGTGTTTGAACAAGAGCCACTGTCAGAACAGCATCCGTTTTGGAAACTCCCTCAAGTGACCATCACGCCCCACATCGCAGCATTGAGTTTCCCTGAGCAAGTGGTCGACATTTTTGCAGACAACTACTTGAGTTGGCGGGACGGCTTCTCACTTAATAATCAGGTCGATTTCGATAAAGGGTATTAA